In Cyclopterus lumpus isolate fCycLum1 chromosome 9, fCycLum1.pri, whole genome shotgun sequence, a single genomic region encodes these proteins:
- the abhd17b gene encoding alpha/beta hydrolase domain-containing protein 17B: MNHLSLSELCCLFCCPPCPSKIASKLAFLPPEPTYSLMSDDSGSRWTLHLSERADWQYSTREKDAIECFMTRTTRGNRIACMFVRCSPSARYTLLFSHGNAVDLGQMSSFYIGLGSRINCNVFSYDYSGYGASSGKPSEKNLYADVDAAWQALRSRYGIRPENVIVYGQSIGTVPSVDLASRYESAAVILHSPLTSGMRVAFPDTKKTYCFDAFPNIDKISKVTSPVLVIHGTEDEVIDFSHGLALYERCQRPVEPLWVEGAGHNDVELYGQYLERLKQFVAHELVNL, translated from the exons ATGAACCACTTGTCCCTCAGCGAGCTATGTTGCCTGTTCTGCTGTCCACCGTGCCCCAGCAAGATTGCCTCTAAACTGGCCTTCCTGCCTCCAGAGCCCACCTACAGCCTCATGTCTGATGACAGTGGCAGCCGTTGGACGCTGCACCTCTCCGAGCGCGCTGACTGGCAGTACTCGACCCGTGAGAAGGACGCCATTGAGTGTTTCATGACTCGCACAACAAGAGGGAACCGCATTGCCTGTATGTTTGTCCGCTGCTCACCAAGTGCTCGATATACTCTATTATTCTCCCATGGAAACGCAGTGGACTTGGGCCAGATGAGCAGCTTCTACATTGGCCTGGGTTCACGGATCAACTGCAACGTCTTCTCCTACGACTACTCGGGTTACGGGGCGAGTTCTGGAAAACCCTCTGAGAAGAATCTGTACGCTGATGTAGATGCTGCCTGGCAGGCACTCCGGTCACG GTATGGCATCCGTCCAGAGAACGTGATCGTGTACGGCCAGAGCATCGGCACCGTGCCCTCTGTGGACCTGGCTTCTCGCTATGAGAGTGCTGCAGTCATCCTCCACTCCCCGCTCACCTCTGGCATGAGAGTGGCCTTCCCCGACACCAAGAAGACCTACTGCTTTGACGCCTTTCCAAA CATCGACAAGATTTCGAAGGTAACGTCACCAGTACTCGTGATCCACGGTACGGAGGACGAGGTCATCGACTTCTCCCACGGCCTGGCTCTGTATGAACGCTGTCAGCGCCCCGTGGAGCCACTCTGGGTAGAGGGGGCTGGACACAATGACGTAGAGCTCTATGGACAATACCTGGAGAGGCTCAAACAGTTTGTTGCACATGAGCTGGTCAACTTGTag